A stretch of Clostridia bacterium DNA encodes these proteins:
- a CDS encoding flagellar hook-length control protein FliK produces the protein MLKQNYTVDFMSKVSNAQQTIIDFKKPESTGKTGFPQFKDILEGTLNRPYSKVTGTDSNINKPETKRKDSNDTDKGTYMDQKPQFRSFREVNSAVNHEAKMQKVESKAASGTSKTEEVEHNDKAGEPKEITKSDAVLESLAQILGVTTIELTKILESVNVKPEELTNVKDIEAAVNKLAELANFTDMQKRVLSEITGSLGTILEQYSAKETSTVLKDTGSEKIHEAENIVSAKELEEKENWIEVKNVDLTVVDNNKPLQEFQAIMARLKTKLEELATKLQNNPIEFKQEINEEIKASFIKNLGSESLPETSDSSAKQDESEETQLPVNLSEKPGKSDKAAEKETKNESGNAKGDDNQAFSMTRNPEAKSSIIESSKADNLNSVQLNNHPEIQNQKSNVHEAAKVIKDSSIPKSEIIEQVVHKAKVVLTGDKSEMVMDLNPESLGKLSLKVVTERGMVVAKFVAESQQVKEALEANMQLLKDSLEKQGLAVQGFSVSVRQDSHKGFGGERQYETGRKDDGSRNGITGGINVNNEINLEKVQKTNPYAWTDSQINLTA, from the coding sequence ATGCTTAAGCAAAACTATACAGTGGATTTCATGTCAAAAGTCTCAAATGCCCAGCAGACGATAATCGATTTTAAGAAGCCGGAAAGCACAGGTAAGACAGGATTTCCACAGTTTAAGGATATTCTGGAAGGTACGCTGAACAGACCATATTCTAAAGTAACCGGCACAGATAGCAATATTAATAAACCTGAAACAAAAAGGAAAGATAGTAATGATACTGACAAAGGAACGTATATGGATCAAAAGCCTCAGTTCAGAAGTTTTAGGGAAGTTAATAGCGCTGTTAACCATGAAGCAAAAATGCAAAAAGTAGAAAGCAAAGCAGCTTCTGGAACTTCAAAAACTGAGGAAGTAGAGCATAACGATAAAGCCGGAGAGCCAAAGGAGATAACAAAATCGGATGCTGTTTTGGAAAGCCTTGCACAGATACTGGGAGTTACGACAATTGAACTGACAAAGATTCTTGAAAGCGTAAATGTAAAACCTGAAGAACTCACAAATGTAAAAGATATTGAAGCGGCAGTAAATAAACTTGCTGAATTAGCGAATTTTACTGACATGCAGAAAAGAGTTCTTTCTGAGATAACGGGCTCACTTGGAACCATACTTGAACAATATTCTGCAAAAGAAACAAGTACGGTATTAAAGGATACAGGCAGCGAAAAAATCCATGAGGCAGAAAACATAGTTTCTGCAAAAGAACTTGAGGAGAAGGAAAACTGGATAGAAGTTAAGAATGTAGACTTAACAGTAGTAGATAATAACAAGCCTTTACAGGAGTTCCAGGCTATAATGGCAAGGCTTAAAACCAAACTGGAGGAGCTGGCAACTAAACTTCAGAACAATCCGATAGAATTCAAGCAGGAAATAAATGAGGAAATAAAAGCTTCATTTATTAAGAATCTTGGAAGCGAAAGCCTACCGGAGACTTCTGATTCCAGTGCAAAGCAGGACGAATCAGAAGAAACGCAATTACCTGTAAATCTAAGTGAAAAGCCAGGCAAGAGTGATAAGGCGGCTGAGAAAGAAACAAAAAATGAATCCGGTAATGCTAAGGGTGATGATAACCAAGCATTTTCAATGACAAGAAACCCGGAAGCCAAAAGTTCAATAATTGAAAGCAGTAAAGCAGATAATTTGAACAGTGTACAGTTAAACAATCACCCGGAAATACAAAACCAGAAGTCTAATGTACATGAAGCTGCAAAGGTAATTAAAGACAGCAGCATACCTAAGAGTGAGATTATTGAACAGGTAGTACATAAGGCAAAGGTTGTACTTACCGGAGATAAGTCTGAAATGGTAATGGACCTGAATCCAGAAAGCCTCGGGAAACTCTCCTTGAAGGTAGTAACTGAAAGAGGGATGGTTGTTGCCAAATTTGTAGCGGAAAGTCAGCAGGTAAAAGAGGCACTTGAGGCAAACATGCAGCTTTTAAAAGATTCACTGGAAAAACAGGGCCTTGCAGTACAGGGGTTCAGTGTATCTGTACGTCAGGATTCGCACAAGGGTTTTGGCGGCGAGAGACAGTATGAAACCGGAAGAAAAGATGATGGCTCAAGAAACGGTATTACTGGCGGTATAAACGTCAATAATGAAATCAATCTTGAAAAGGTACAAAAAACAAATCCTTATGCATGGACAGACAGTCAGATAAATCTGACAGCATAA
- a CDS encoding DUF615 domain-containing protein, giving the protein MAKTKEKNTGSPTPQGSENQKGKTNGFVFGLLAFLVATLIMTAVLGGAFYIVIHNNLNGLADKYRPNIQKIPVLKLALPKPLNPDDDKFMTEEEVRKKYRELLKTRDELKKQLDDANKNVKDLQQQKDEKEKIKAESEKIRKDAEEKQKQIEERSKQLDELKKKIDDLIAKGDKEGFKQYFETVDKETAAKVYEAVMKEEKATQKAIEFAKLYEAMDPSASAQIFQELGNSKMSLIVETLKNMKKAVASEVLAAMEPDFAAKVTEKLKTAYVK; this is encoded by the coding sequence ATGGCTAAGACTAAGGAAAAGAATACCGGAAGCCCCACACCGCAAGGAAGCGAAAACCAGAAAGGTAAAACAAACGGATTTGTATTCGGATTACTGGCGTTTTTGGTTGCAACGCTTATAATGACTGCGGTACTAGGAGGGGCTTTTTATATTGTAATTCATAATAATTTAAACGGTCTTGCGGATAAATACAGGCCGAACATTCAAAAAATTCCAGTATTGAAACTTGCACTGCCTAAGCCCCTGAATCCTGACGATGACAAATTTATGACAGAAGAAGAGGTCAGAAAGAAATATAGAGAATTGTTGAAAACGCGTGATGAACTAAAAAAACAGTTGGATGATGCAAATAAAAATGTAAAAGATTTGCAGCAGCAAAAAGATGAGAAAGAGAAAATAAAGGCAGAGAGTGAAAAGATCAGGAAGGATGCTGAAGAAAAGCAGAAGCAAATTGAGGAAAGAAGCAAACAGCTTGATGAATTGAAGAAGAAAATAGATGACCTTATTGCAAAAGGTGATAAGGAAGGTTTTAAGCAGTATTTCGAAACAGTTGACAAGGAAACGGCAGCAAAAGTATATGAAGCTGTAATGAAAGAAGAAAAAGCAACTCAAAAAGCTATAGAATTTGCAAAGCTATATGAAGCAATGGATCCATCTGCATCGGCACAGATTTTCCAGGAACTTGGAAATTCCAAAATGAGTCTTATAGTGGAAACACTTAAGAATATGAAAAAAGCAGTTGCATCTGAAGTGTTGGCAGCAATGGAACCAGATTTTGCAGCCAAGGTAACGGAAAAACTCAAGACTGCATATGTAAAATAA
- the fliJ gene encoding flagellar export protein FliJ has product MAKFVFKLQALLNVKIQMEDNLKNELGKAVQKLEREKERLRNIENERDEYINKVCGESSKGIMVGKLKEYGSYISFLKEKAELQKENINYAQNVVDRYREQLIKVVQEKEMLEKLREKKHKEYLNEQLREEQKINDEITSYKYNKILVGEQDG; this is encoded by the coding sequence ATGGCTAAGTTTGTTTTCAAGCTTCAAGCTTTGTTAAACGTAAAAATACAAATGGAAGACAATTTAAAGAATGAATTGGGTAAAGCTGTCCAAAAGCTCGAAAGAGAAAAGGAGCGGCTCAGGAATATTGAAAATGAACGTGATGAATATATTAATAAAGTATGTGGTGAGTCCAGTAAAGGTATTATGGTAGGAAAACTAAAAGAATACGGTTCGTACATTTCTTTTTTAAAAGAAAAAGCAGAACTTCAGAAAGAAAATATAAACTATGCACAAAATGTTGTCGATAGATATAGAGAACAGTTAATAAAGGTTGTACAGGAAAAGGAAATGCTTGAAAAGCTTAGAGAAAAAAAACATAAGGAATACTTAAATGAACAGCTCAGGGAAGAGCAAAAAATAAATGATGAAATAACCAGCTATAAGTATAATAAAATCTTGGTAGGAGAACAAGATGGCTAA
- the fliI gene encoding flagellar protein export ATPase FliI, giving the protein MVSINFNKYKKILEQSDFIEYTGKVSKVVGLTIESIGPEVNIGELCQLHTVRSKKVINAEVVGFRDNSVLLMPLGDMSGIGPGSSVVATGDSLKVGVGRKLLGRVLDGLGSPIDDKGDLETEGYYPVNNTPPHPLTRKRISEPLPLGVKTIDGLLTVGKGQRIGIFAGSGVGKSTLLGMIARNTKADINVIALIGERGREVREFLEKDLKEEGLERSVVIVATSDQPALIRLKGALLATAVAEYFRDQGKDVLLLMDSLTRFAMAQREIGLAIGEPPVSRGYTPSVFALLPKLLERSGNSQNGSITGLYTVLVDGDDLTEPVTDTARGILDGHIVLSRALANKNQYPAIDVLASISRVMSDIISPDHKKIAGEVKKIMAVYRDAEDLINIGAYVKGSNEKIDYAIEVIDNIIGFIEQGTHDKYTFEEVMDEIGRILR; this is encoded by the coding sequence ATGGTCAGTATTAACTTCAATAAATACAAAAAGATTCTGGAACAGTCTGATTTTATTGAGTATACAGGAAAAGTTTCCAAGGTTGTTGGTCTGACTATTGAATCAATCGGACCTGAAGTCAATATAGGTGAGCTCTGCCAGCTTCACACAGTAAGGAGCAAGAAGGTAATAAATGCAGAAGTTGTAGGATTCAGGGATAACAGCGTTTTATTAATGCCACTGGGAGACATGAGTGGAATAGGTCCTGGCAGCTCGGTTGTAGCAACAGGTGATTCTTTAAAAGTAGGTGTTGGCAGGAAATTGCTTGGGAGAGTACTGGATGGATTGGGTTCTCCGATTGATGATAAGGGAGACTTGGAAACAGAGGGCTACTACCCTGTCAATAATACACCTCCTCATCCACTTACGAGAAAAAGGATATCTGAGCCTTTACCACTGGGGGTTAAGACAATAGACGGACTTTTGACCGTAGGGAAAGGTCAGAGGATAGGTATATTTGCAGGTAGCGGTGTTGGAAAAAGTACCTTGCTGGGTATGATTGCAAGAAATACAAAAGCAGATATAAATGTAATTGCTTTAATTGGAGAACGTGGCAGAGAAGTGAGAGAATTTTTAGAAAAAGATTTAAAAGAAGAAGGCTTGGAGCGTTCTGTTGTTATAGTAGCTACTTCCGATCAGCCTGCACTGATCAGACTCAAAGGTGCACTTCTAGCTACGGCTGTTGCAGAATATTTCAGAGATCAGGGAAAAGATGTATTACTTCTTATGGACTCTCTGACCCGTTTTGCTATGGCACAAAGGGAGATTGGACTTGCGATTGGAGAGCCTCCTGTTTCGAGAGGATATACTCCATCAGTTTTTGCACTGCTGCCAAAGCTGCTGGAGCGTTCAGGAAACTCTCAAAACGGGTCAATAACCGGACTATATACGGTCCTGGTGGATGGAGATGATTTGACAGAACCCGTAACAGATACAGCCAGAGGTATACTTGACGGACATATAGTATTATCAAGAGCGCTGGCAAATAAAAATCAATACCCTGCTATAGATGTTCTGGCAAGCATAAGCAGGGTTATGTCGGATATCATATCTCCCGATCATAAGAAGATTGCAGGCGAGGTTAAAAAAATAATGGCTGTATACAGGGATGCGGAAGATCTGATCAATATAGGTGCGTATGTAAAAGGGAGCAATGAAAAAATTGATTACGCTATAGAAGTAATAGACAACATAATAGGCTTTATAGAGCAGGGAACTCATGATAAATATACATTTGAAGAAGTAATGGATGAGATTGGAAGAATATTAAGGTAG
- a CDS encoding FliH/SctL family protein — protein sequence MSNKVYKNYQVNVGIPFQIRNPMNFQNLQTVNTTTPLEKEKENAAEELSEASIESIINDAQQKAELILKEAQFESMRIIEDAEREASELKLSVEEEARQRGYEEGINEAKRQYEDLLQEAEFIKEHAKAEYKEVLAGIESEAVKMILDIARNVIGAEIAFNKEDILYLVKQAFEKCANRERVILRVSPEDFDYIDSNKHRLMSMVGGLSELEIKKDASLKEGGCLIDTPFGSIDAGVQTKLKKIEEAFRQAVGKED from the coding sequence TTGTCTAATAAGGTCTATAAAAACTATCAGGTTAATGTAGGCATACCTTTTCAAATTCGTAATCCAATGAATTTTCAGAACTTACAGACTGTTAACACTACAACTCCGCTTGAAAAAGAAAAAGAGAATGCGGCAGAAGAGCTTAGTGAAGCAAGTATTGAAAGTATAATCAATGATGCACAGCAGAAAGCTGAGCTGATACTGAAGGAAGCTCAGTTTGAATCTATGAGAATCATTGAAGATGCTGAAAGGGAAGCAAGTGAGTTGAAACTGTCAGTTGAGGAAGAGGCCAGACAACGTGGTTATGAGGAAGGAATAAACGAAGCAAAAAGACAGTATGAAGATCTGCTGCAGGAAGCGGAATTTATAAAGGAGCACGCAAAAGCAGAATATAAGGAAGTTCTTGCTGGAATTGAATCAGAGGCTGTAAAGATGATACTTGATATAGCACGGAATGTAATAGGAGCAGAAATAGCATTTAACAAAGAAGATATTCTATATCTGGTAAAACAGGCTTTTGAAAAATGCGCAAACAGGGAAAGAGTAATACTTAGGGTTTCTCCGGAAGACTTCGATTACATTGATTCAAACAAGCATCGGCTGATGTCAATGGTTGGGGGATTGAGTGAGCTTGAGATCAAAAAGGATGCTTCATTGAAGGAAGGCGGATGTCTGATCGATACACCTTTTGGGAGCATAGACGCAGGTGTTCAGACCAAGCTGAAGAAGATAGAAGAGGCTTTCAGACAGGCTGTAGGGAAAGAAGATTAG
- the fliG gene encoding flagellar motor switch protein FliG, whose protein sequence is MWFVARATLAKSDRTGKEKAAMLLISLGPEKSAEIFKHLKEEEIEQLTLEIANIRTVTPEEKEKVLDEFYQICLAQEYIAEGGIGYAKDILEKALGTQKALDVINKLTVSLQVRPFDFIRKTDPSQLLNFIQNEHPQTIALILAYLKPQQASTVLSALPQDKQADVARRIATMDRTSPEVIKEVERVLEKKLSSLVTEDYTAAGGVQAIVDILNSVDRGTEKYIMETLEIEDTDLAEEIKKRMFVFEDILSLDNRSIQRFLRDVENHQLAIALKGSTEEVQKLIFSNMSKRLAEMIKEDMDFLGPVRLKDVEEAQQKIVNVIRKLEDAGEIVISRGGGDEIIV, encoded by the coding sequence GTGTGGTTTGTGGCACGTGCTACTCTTGCAAAATCCGACCGTACAGGTAAGGAAAAAGCGGCAATGCTTCTGATATCCCTGGGGCCGGAAAAGTCTGCGGAGATATTTAAGCATTTAAAAGAGGAAGAGATTGAACAATTAACATTGGAAATAGCAAACATCCGTACAGTTACTCCCGAAGAAAAGGAAAAAGTATTGGATGAATTTTATCAGATATGTCTTGCTCAGGAATATATTGCAGAAGGCGGTATAGGCTATGCAAAGGATATACTTGAAAAAGCATTGGGAACACAAAAAGCTCTGGATGTCATAAACAAGCTTACTGTTTCTTTACAGGTAAGACCTTTTGATTTCATAAGAAAAACAGACCCTTCACAGTTATTGAACTTTATACAGAATGAGCATCCGCAAACCATAGCACTTATACTTGCATACCTAAAACCACAGCAAGCTTCAACAGTGTTATCGGCTTTACCCCAGGATAAACAGGCGGATGTTGCAAGAAGAATTGCTACTATGGACAGAACTTCGCCTGAAGTTATTAAAGAAGTAGAAAGAGTTTTGGAAAAGAAGCTTTCATCACTGGTTACAGAGGACTATACAGCTGCTGGCGGTGTGCAAGCAATAGTTGACATTCTGAACAGTGTTGACAGAGGTACAGAAAAGTATATTATGGAAACGCTGGAAATCGAAGATACAGATCTGGCAGAAGAAATTAAGAAAAGAATGTTTGTATTTGAAGATATTCTTTCATTGGACAACCGTTCAATCCAGAGATTTCTCAGGGATGTGGAAAATCACCAGCTTGCTATTGCGCTTAAAGGCTCCACTGAGGAGGTACAGAAGCTCATTTTCTCCAATATGTCTAAGCGTTTAGCGGAAATGATAAAGGAGGATATGGATTTCCTTGGTCCTGTCAGACTAAAGGATGTTGAGGAAGCACAGCAGAAAATCGTTAACGTTATACGTAAGCTTGAAGATGCCGGAGAAATTGTAATCTCCAGGGGTGGAGGAGATGAGATAATTGTCTAA
- the fliF gene encoding flagellar basal-body MS-ring/collar protein FliF, with protein sequence MPEVLTRLQQRVVDFWKNLDKSQKIRVYIIAGILVVAVAVGMFIATRTTYVPLFSSGLNDQKELSEITAILSEGNIKYKPDNNNILIDSRSKSKAEQLLVEKGYPKSIDAIFNESYVNNIKLSTTESDKRKFDKNTQERLLAAKLKMFDYIEDATVTLTIPEESVLLLDDEKAEEAKAAIWIKPRVKLNKDQVNAIVMWISKSVEKLDPKNITVVDNNMKQLTSDAGDDSIDKVNDQYEMTLKWATELERKVKKLFEGQFESFDDMAVVANPKLNFNKQKTQSKRFENPTADGPAVRSSETTKIELKNGSATGGAPGVGSNPGTGSSPSYQIETNGDNSSYKETREIVNNEFNETLTELESSVGDIVSDQSSIAVNVKYGIKAKDVTTEEIETIKQMVSRATSIPVANIAINKFKIAPPEEVQTQISDRIKDIFNTYGLFALIVILAIGLMIAALPKRKKKEEEPALEPALASAGGPRFIVPEHAGEPIPEIDIEERSEVKKQIEKFVKQKPEAVASLLRNWLSDEWDG encoded by the coding sequence ATGCCTGAGGTGCTTACAAGACTGCAGCAGCGGGTTGTGGATTTTTGGAAGAATCTTGATAAATCACAAAAAATAAGAGTGTACATAATTGCAGGTATACTGGTTGTTGCGGTAGCAGTAGGGATGTTTATCGCTACCAGGACAACATATGTACCTTTGTTTAGCAGTGGTTTGAATGACCAAAAAGAACTTTCGGAGATTACAGCAATATTAAGTGAAGGCAATATCAAATACAAGCCTGATAATAATAACATTCTTATAGATTCCAGATCAAAAAGCAAGGCAGAGCAGTTACTCGTCGAAAAAGGATATCCTAAATCCATTGATGCAATTTTTAATGAGAGTTATGTAAATAATATAAAACTCAGTACTACAGAAAGTGATAAAAGAAAATTCGATAAAAATACCCAGGAAAGATTATTGGCTGCAAAGCTTAAAATGTTTGATTACATTGAAGATGCTACAGTTACTCTTACAATTCCGGAAGAATCGGTACTGCTCCTTGATGACGAGAAAGCGGAAGAAGCAAAAGCTGCTATCTGGATAAAACCAAGAGTAAAGCTGAATAAAGATCAGGTCAACGCTATTGTCATGTGGATTTCAAAGAGTGTAGAAAAACTTGATCCCAAAAACATTACAGTAGTCGATAATAACATGAAACAGCTTACAAGTGATGCAGGTGATGATTCAATAGACAAAGTGAATGACCAGTACGAAATGACTCTCAAATGGGCGACCGAGCTGGAACGGAAAGTCAAAAAGCTTTTTGAAGGGCAGTTTGAAAGTTTTGATGATATGGCGGTTGTTGCAAATCCAAAATTGAACTTCAATAAACAAAAAACACAATCAAAGAGATTTGAAAACCCAACAGCAGACGGACCGGCTGTAAGAAGCAGCGAAACAACCAAAATAGAATTGAAAAATGGAAGTGCAACGGGTGGGGCACCAGGAGTGGGAAGCAATCCGGGAACGGGAAGTTCTCCTTCTTATCAGATAGAAACAAATGGAGATAACTCCTCATATAAGGAAACAAGGGAAATAGTCAATAATGAATTCAATGAAACTCTGACTGAACTGGAAAGCTCTGTTGGCGATATAGTTTCCGATCAGTCTTCTATTGCTGTAAATGTTAAGTATGGAATAAAAGCAAAGGATGTAACGACAGAAGAGATAGAAACAATCAAGCAGATGGTAAGCAGGGCTACAAGCATACCGGTAGCCAATATAGCGATAAATAAATTCAAGATTGCACCTCCTGAAGAGGTTCAGACTCAGATTTCAGACAGAATAAAAGATATATTCAACACTTACGGTTTATTTGCTCTGATAGTTATCCTTGCTATAGGATTAATGATTGCTGCTCTTCCCAAGAGAAAGAAGAAAGAGGAAGAACCTGCACTGGAGCCCGCTCTTGCATCGGCAGGAGGACCTAGGTTTATTGTACCTGAACATGCAGGGGAACCGATACCTGAAATTGATATAGAAGAAAGATCTGAAGTTAAGAAGCAAATAGAGAAATTTGTAAAACAAAAACCGGAAGCAGTTGCTTCTTTATTGAGAAACTGGCTATCAGACGAATGGGATGGCTAA
- the fliE gene encoding flagellar hook-basal body complex protein FliE, which yields MAINKIGGINLFTPSSSGLNSIAEDDSSKVNFGDYLKNALDKVSDMQLGAEKLTNDFASGRTDNIHEVLIAGEKADVALQFTMQIRNKILDAYNEIMRIQI from the coding sequence ATGGCTATAAATAAAATAGGTGGGATAAATTTATTTACTCCTTCAAGTTCAGGACTAAATAGTATAGCGGAAGATGATAGCAGTAAAGTAAACTTTGGAGATTATCTGAAGAATGCTCTCGATAAAGTGAGTGATATGCAATTGGGAGCGGAAAAGTTGACAAATGATTTTGCTTCGGGAAGAACTGATAATATTCATGAAGTTTTGATTGCCGGAGAAAAAGCTGACGTAGCATTACAATTTACTATGCAAATACGGAATAAAATACTTGATGCATACAACGAAATAATGAGAATACAGATTTAG
- the flgC gene encoding flagellar basal body rod protein FlgC — MGYFSSLDIGSSALTAQRLRMDTISQNIANANTTRTENGTPYRRREVIFEERNASGTPFSHYLTENSKRYFEGKGVRVARIVEDQTPFKKVYDPGHPDANEDGYVEMPNIDIVTEMVNMISATRAYEANVTSINTTKSMAMKALEIGR, encoded by the coding sequence ATGGGTTACTTTTCTTCACTTGATATTGGTTCCTCAGCACTTACAGCTCAGAGACTGAGAATGGACACTATATCACAGAACATCGCCAATGCAAATACTACAAGAACTGAAAACGGTACGCCTTACAGGCGCCGTGAAGTAATATTTGAAGAGAGAAACGCCTCAGGTACTCCCTTTTCGCACTATCTGACAGAAAACAGCAAACGTTATTTCGAAGGTAAGGGTGTAAGAGTTGCAAGGATAGTAGAAGATCAGACACCGTTTAAAAAAGTGTATGATCCGGGGCATCCTGATGCTAATGAAGACGGATATGTAGAAATGCCTAATATAGATATTGTTACGGAAATGGTGAACATGATATCTGCAACAAGAGCCTACGAGGCAAATGTAACATCAATAAATACTACCAAAAGCATGGCTATGAAGGCACTGGAAATAGGACGCTGA
- the flgB gene encoding flagellar basal body rod protein FlgB, with amino-acid sequence MLEKIFSGAKTREKALNAALLRNEAISDNIANVDTPGYKRKIVAFEEFLSNAMDSGIKGKITDKKHIPIGGTKIDNVTPRIIEQNNSTNYRLDGNNVDIENEMAAMAKNTIQYNTLVQSLNGYFRKIKSVIKEGR; translated from the coding sequence ATGCTGGAAAAAATATTCAGTGGCGCAAAAACGAGAGAAAAGGCATTAAATGCGGCATTACTCAGGAATGAAGCTATATCTGATAATATCGCAAATGTCGATACGCCCGGATACAAGAGAAAGATTGTAGCATTTGAAGAATTTCTCAGTAATGCGATGGATAGCGGCATTAAGGGAAAAATAACAGATAAAAAACATATTCCTATCGGTGGAACGAAAATAGATAATGTTACTCCACGGATTATTGAGCAAAATAATTCCACGAACTACCGTTTGGACGGTAACAATGTTGATATAGAAAATGAAATGGCTGCTATGGCAAAAAACACTATTCAATACAACACTTTAGTTCAGAGTCTGAACGGATATTTTAGAAAAATAAAATCTGTAATTAAAGAGGGGAGATAA
- the trmFO gene encoding methylenetetrahydrofolate--tRNA-(uracil(54)-C(5))-methyltransferase (FADH(2)-oxidizing) TrmFO, with the protein MTEYINVIGAGLAGCEAAWQIARRGIKVRLYEMKPKMFTPAHHLKTFAELVCSNSLRSDQIENAVGLLKEELRILDSLIMKCADATRVPAGGALAVDREGFSKMVTDQIKNNENISIISEEVCNIPEDAITIIATGPLTSDCMSGVISGLTGEEYMYFFDAAAPIVTYDSIDMNKAYKAARYGRGTEDYINCSMTKEEYELFWNELVNAEEAEVKGFEKNMVFEGCMPVESMAKRGKDTLRFGPLKPVGLTDPSTGKEAYAVVQLRQDNSEGTLYNIVGFQTHLKWPEQKRVFSLIPGLENAEYVRYGVMHRNTYINSPKLLDSTYRFKNKEGLYFAGQITGVEGYVESTSSGLVAGINAAMKFLDKAEIIFPNTTATGGLSNYISDSSIKNFQPMNINFGIMQGLDVRIRDKRKKNFEISQRAIGIIKEIADRI; encoded by the coding sequence ATGACTGAATATATAAATGTAATCGGAGCAGGGCTGGCGGGATGTGAGGCTGCATGGCAAATAGCCAGGAGAGGCATAAAAGTAAGATTGTATGAAATGAAGCCGAAAATGTTTACTCCTGCGCATCATCTGAAGACCTTTGCTGAACTGGTGTGCAGTAATTCTCTGCGATCAGACCAGATTGAAAATGCAGTAGGCCTGCTTAAAGAAGAACTTCGGATACTTGATTCCCTGATTATGAAGTGCGCGGATGCAACAAGGGTGCCGGCTGGCGGGGCATTGGCAGTAGACAGGGAAGGCTTTTCGAAAATGGTAACGGACCAAATAAAGAATAATGAAAATATATCTATCATTAGCGAAGAGGTATGCAATATTCCGGAGGATGCAATTACGATAATCGCGACAGGACCATTGACATCCGACTGTATGTCAGGGGTAATAAGCGGACTTACTGGAGAGGAGTACATGTATTTTTTTGATGCAGCAGCACCAATTGTTACATATGATTCCATAGATATGAACAAAGCGTATAAAGCTGCCAGGTATGGAAGGGGCACAGAGGATTATATAAATTGTTCCATGACAAAGGAAGAATACGAGTTGTTTTGGAATGAACTGGTGAATGCAGAAGAAGCAGAAGTGAAGGGTTTTGAAAAAAATATGGTCTTTGAAGGATGTATGCCTGTTGAAAGTATGGCTAAGAGGGGCAAGGACACATTGCGGTTCGGACCGCTAAAACCTGTAGGATTGACGGATCCATCCACAGGCAAGGAAGCTTATGCGGTAGTGCAGCTTAGACAGGATAACAGTGAGGGGACACTTTATAATATAGTCGGCTTCCAAACACATTTAAAATGGCCGGAACAAAAGAGAGTATTCAGTTTGATTCCTGGGCTTGAAAATGCCGAGTATGTAAGATATGGGGTCATGCATAGAAATACATATATTAACTCACCCAAGCTTCTTGATTCTACTTATAGGTTCAAGAATAAGGAAGGGTTGTATTTTGCTGGACAGATAACAGGAGTTGAAGGATATGTCGAATCAACCTCCTCAGGTCTGGTAGCCGGCATTAATGCGGCGATGAAGTTTCTGGACAAGGCTGAAATAATTTTCCCGAATACGACTGCAACAGGTGGCTTGAGTAATTACATATCTGACAGCAGTATCAAGAATTTCCAGCCTATGAATATAAATTTCGGAATTATGCAGGGATTGGATGTAAGAATCAGGGACAAGAGGAAAAAGAACTTTGAAATCTCGCAAAGAGCTATTGGAATAATAAAAGAAATTGCAGACAGGATATAG